The following coding sequences are from one Rattus norvegicus strain BN/NHsdMcwi chromosome 11, GRCr8, whole genome shotgun sequence window:
- the LOC134481126 gene encoding Y-linked testis-specific protein 1-like, protein MSLRRMSTQSFQKQRRRRPSPQALGNIVGCRISHGWKEGDEPITQWKAIILDQLPTNPSLYLVKYDGIDCVYGLGLHSDERILKLKVLPHKVVFPQVKDAHLASAMVGRAVEHKFEGKHASKDNWRGVVPSQVPIMKNWFSITYEKDTVLYIYQLLDDYTEGNLRIIPETPPAEVKSDVNSDILTGQCVQFTRSDGSKKIGKVIYQVLAKPSVYFIKFYGDVHI, encoded by the coding sequence atgtctctgaggaggatgagcacacaatccttccagaagcagaggaggaggaggccttctccccaggccctggggaacattgtgggctgcagaatttctcacggatggaaggaaggtgatgagcccatcacccagtggaaggccatcattctagatcaactgccaacaaatccctctctctatcttgtcaagtatgatggaattgactgtgtctacggactgggacttcacagcgatgagaggattttaaagcttaaggtcttgcctcacaaggtagtgtttcctcaagtgaaagacgcccatctcgcaagtgccatggttggccgagcagtggagcataaatttgagggcaaacatgccTCTAaagacaactggaggggggtggtcccatCCCAGGTGCCAATCATGAAGAACTGGTTTTctatcacctacgagaaagatacAGTCCTTTACATCTACCAGCttctggatgattacacagaaggtaacctccgtatcattccagagactcctccagcagaggtgaagtcagacgttaacagcgacatcttaacaggtcaatgtgtgcagttcaccagaagcgatgggtccaaaaagatcggcaaagtcatttaccaagttctagccaagccttctgtgtacttcatcaagttttatggcgacgtccacatctaa